The following are encoded together in the Juglans microcarpa x Juglans regia isolate MS1-56 chromosome 2D, Jm3101_v1.0, whole genome shotgun sequence genome:
- the LOC121249722 gene encoding pentatricopeptide repeat-containing protein At3g29230, producing the protein MQTFTPTRTPTWVSGRRLLEEKLSDLHKCANLDQIKQVHAQILKADLHRDLFVAPKLIAAFSLCRQMVLAINAFNQVQEPNVHLYNTLIRAHVQNSQSSQAFATFFEMQCSGVYPDNFTYPFILKACSGQSYLRVIQMIHTHIEKFGFCSDIFVPNSLIDCYSKCGPVGVNAARKLFKVMGEKDIVSWNSMISGLVRAGELGEARGLFDEMPKRDTVSWNTILDGYAKAGEMNRAFELFEKMPERNVVSWCTMVSGYCKDGDLDMARMLFDKMPIKTLVPWTIVISGYAEKGLANEVISLYNKMEETGLKPDDGALISILAACAESGLLGLGQKVHASIKRTKYKCSAPVSNALVDMYAKCGSLDEAYIVFNGMTKREVVSWNAMLQGFAMHGHGEKALQLFSRMKHEGFEPDKVTLVGVLCACTHAGFVEEGVQYFYTMESKYKIVPEVEHYGCMIDLLGRGGRLKEAFRLVRSMPMEPNAIIWGTLLGACRMHNDVDLARQVVDRLIQLEPSDPGNFSMLSNIYAAAGDWDSVSNVRLRMRNTGIQKPSGASSIEVDDELHEFTVFDRSHPKSEKIYQMIDRLVQDLKQVGYVPKAYQ; encoded by the coding sequence ATGCAAACTTTCACGCCAACCCGAACCCCAACATGGGTGTCAGGACGAAGACTCTTGGAAGAAAAGCTCTCGGACCTCCACAAGTGCGCCAACCTCGACCAGATAAAGCAAGTCCATGCCCAAATTCTCAAAGCTGATCTTCATAGGGACCTCTTTGTAGCTCCAAAGCTCATAGCGGCTTTCTCTTTGTGCCGCCAAATGGTGCTGGCAATCAATGCTTTCAATCAAGTCCAAGAACCCAATGTGCATTTGTATAATACGCTGATCAGAGCCCATGTTCAGAACTCTCAGTCGTCACAAGCCTTTGCCACTTTCTTCGAAATGCAGTGTAGTGGGGTTTATCCTGATAATTTCACGTACCCATTTATTCTTAAAGCGTGTTCTGGCCAATCTTATTTGCGCGTGATCCAAATGATTCATACCCATATTGAAAAATTTGGATTTTGTTCCGACATTTTTGTGCCCAATTCGCTTATTGATTGTTATTCCAAATGTGGACCGGTTGGTGTTAATGCGGCGAGGAAGTTGTTTAAGGTGATGGGGGAGAAAGATATCGTGTCTTGGAATTCCATGATTAGTGGTTTGGTTAGAGCCGGCGAGTTGGGGGAGGCTCGCGggttgtttgatgaaatgccgAAGAGGGATACGGTTAGTTGGAATACAATATTAGACGGCTATGCAAAGGCTGGAGAAATGAACAGGGCGTTTGAATTGTTTGAGAAGATGCCTGAGAGGAATGTTGTATCTTGGTGTACCATGGTATCAGGTTACTGTAAAGATGGGGATTTGGATATGGCAAGAATGTTATTTGATAAGATGCCAATTAAGACCTTGGTTCCTTGGACAATTGTTATATCTGGGTATGCTGAAAAGGGGCTCGCAAATGAGGTCATTAGCTTGTACAATAAAATGGAGGAGACTGGGTTGAAGCCTGATGATGGGGCTCTTATTAGCATTTTGGCTGCTTGTGCAGAGTCTGGTTTGCTTGGATTGGGTCAGAAAGTTCACGCCTCTATTAAGAGGACTAAGTATAAGTGTAGTGCTCCAGTATCAAATGCATTGGTCGATATGTATGCAAAGTGTGGTAGCTTAGACGAGGCATACATCGTCTTTAATGGAATGACAAAGAGAGAGGTGGTATCCTGGAATGCCATGCTTCAAGGATTTGCTATGCATGGACATGGCGAGAAAGCACTTCAGCTTTTCTCTAGAATGAAACACGAAGGGTTTGAACCGGATAAAGTAACCCTCGTTGGTGTTTTATGTGCTTGCACACATGCAGGCTTTGTGGAGGAGGGTGTTCAATACTTCTACACGATGGAGAGTAAGTATAAGATAGTTCCTGAAGTTGAGCATTATGGTTGCATGATCGATCTTTTGGGTCGTGGCGGGCGTCTTAAGGAAGCTTTTAGGCTTGTGCGTAGCATGCCAATGGAACCAAATGCCATTATTTGGGGAACCCTTTTGGGAGCGTGTCGTATGCATAATGATGTAGATCTTGCCAGGCAGGTTGTGGATCGCCTGATTCAATTAGAACCATCAGATCCTGGAAATTTTTCTATGTTGTCAAACATATATGCTGCAGCTGGAGATTGGGATAGCGTTTCCAATGTAAGGCTGCGAATGAGGAATACAGGAATCCAAAAACCATCAGGGGCTAGTTCTATAGAGGTCGATGATGAGCTGCATGAATTTACAGTATTTGATAGATCACACCCTAAATCTGAGAAAATATATCAGATGATTGACAGATTGGTTCAGGACCTTAAGCAGGTTGGATACGTCCCAAAAGCATACCAATAA